From Salinibacterium sp. ZJ450, one genomic window encodes:
- a CDS encoding carbohydrate ABC transporter permease has product MTQTAVIAEPTAPATSAPPKPGKRKRAKRWRYAGTVLLFLLPSAIPLALFTLYPMVGAFWVSLHQWNLLSPMQWVGFQNYLDLLGDPRTLRAFGNTLYYLLGYLPLVYVGGLLLALALNAKIAGRNLLRGFYFLPVVTSWIVVALMWRWLLNPTVGVVNQALAWVGVDGPGWWTDPAWAMPSIILASVWKDLGFVMIILLAGLQAIPQDLNEAATVDGAGWWRRLVSITLPMLSPSTFFVVVISLINGFQVFDQAYAMTGGGPAGATEVVVMRVYDLTFRYGSAGEASALSWMLFAVVLGITVVQIRAQKKWVNYA; this is encoded by the coding sequence ATGACCCAGACCGCTGTCATCGCCGAGCCCACGGCGCCCGCGACATCCGCCCCTCCTAAGCCGGGCAAAAGAAAGCGCGCGAAACGCTGGCGCTACGCCGGCACCGTGTTGCTGTTCCTGCTGCCGAGCGCGATTCCGCTCGCCCTGTTCACCCTGTACCCGATGGTGGGCGCGTTCTGGGTGAGCCTGCACCAGTGGAACCTGCTGTCACCGATGCAATGGGTCGGCTTCCAGAACTACCTCGATCTGCTCGGCGATCCGAGAACCCTCCGGGCCTTCGGGAACACGCTGTACTACCTGCTCGGATACCTGCCGCTCGTCTACGTCGGCGGTCTGCTGCTAGCACTCGCCCTGAACGCGAAGATCGCGGGGCGCAATCTGCTGCGCGGCTTCTACTTCCTTCCCGTGGTAACCAGCTGGATCGTCGTTGCCCTGATGTGGCGCTGGCTGCTCAATCCGACCGTGGGTGTCGTGAATCAGGCCCTCGCGTGGGTCGGCGTCGACGGCCCGGGCTGGTGGACCGACCCGGCCTGGGCAATGCCCTCGATCATCCTCGCCTCGGTGTGGAAGGACCTCGGCTTCGTGATGATCATCCTGCTCGCTGGGCTGCAGGCTATTCCGCAGGACCTCAATGAGGCTGCCACCGTCGACGGTGCCGGCTGGTGGCGGCGGCTGGTCAGCATCACCCTGCCGATGCTCTCGCCCTCCACCTTCTTCGTCGTGGTCATCTCGCTGATCAACGGCTTCCAGGTGTTCGATCAGGCCTATGCGATGACCGGCGGCGGCCCGGCCGGCGCCACCGAGGTGGTGGTGATGCGGGTGTACGACCTCACGTTCCGCTATGGCTCGGCCGGCGAGGCATCCGCCCTGTCCTGGATGCTGTTCGCCGTCGTGCTGGGGATCACCGTCGTGCAGATTCGGGCCCAGAAGAAGTGGGTGAACTATGCATAG
- a CDS encoding ROK family transcriptional regulator, producing the protein MAQPNARTDVTRSAILAQIGAQGPTSRAELARALLVSPALITQLCKQLIADGLLSELEYSPSQGGRPARLLGLQADAGTAIGVKVAADHLTIVEVGLDGAVTRSATEPFDAADSDAIPNLAQALERFIDGSAAAALLGIGIGVPGSVERQADGIVDSTQLGWSRMPVGPSLRRALGVPVLVENNVNALAVAETLHGQARGFSDALVVTIGTGIGAGIVTDGVVLRGHRGGAGEIGHIPVSEDGPRCQCGANGCLEANIGQDALVAQARATNVIGPGAGIADLRLLADRGDIGAREIFADAGRLLGRALAGVVNTVDPEILIVLGEGAESWAHWSESFEKAFRGQLMPSRRELPIAVESWQDDRWAQGAASLVLATPFDAQGLAGDQGQLVRDRLAAR; encoded by the coding sequence GTGGCACAGCCAAACGCGCGCACAGACGTCACGCGATCGGCGATTCTCGCTCAGATCGGCGCCCAGGGCCCCACGTCCCGAGCCGAGCTGGCCCGGGCCCTTCTCGTTTCCCCCGCGCTGATCACCCAGCTGTGCAAACAGCTCATCGCTGATGGCCTGCTCAGCGAACTCGAGTACAGCCCCTCCCAAGGCGGCCGGCCCGCCCGGCTGCTCGGCCTGCAAGCGGACGCCGGCACCGCGATCGGCGTCAAGGTCGCCGCCGACCACCTCACCATTGTCGAGGTCGGCCTCGACGGTGCCGTCACCCGTTCGGCAACCGAACCCTTCGACGCCGCCGATAGCGACGCCATCCCGAACCTCGCTCAGGCACTCGAACGCTTCATCGACGGCAGCGCGGCCGCAGCCCTGCTGGGTATCGGCATTGGGGTGCCCGGCAGCGTCGAGAGGCAGGCCGACGGAATTGTCGATTCCACCCAGCTCGGCTGGTCCCGGATGCCGGTCGGGCCTTCGCTCCGCCGGGCTCTCGGCGTGCCGGTGCTAGTCGAGAACAACGTGAACGCCCTCGCCGTGGCCGAAACCCTGCACGGTCAGGCGCGCGGCTTCTCCGACGCGCTCGTGGTCACCATCGGAACCGGCATCGGCGCCGGCATCGTGACCGACGGTGTCGTGCTGCGCGGCCACCGCGGCGGCGCCGGCGAGATCGGACACATCCCCGTTTCTGAAGACGGGCCGCGCTGTCAGTGCGGGGCGAACGGATGCCTCGAAGCGAACATCGGCCAGGACGCTCTCGTCGCCCAGGCCCGCGCCACGAATGTGATCGGACCGGGGGCGGGCATCGCCGACCTGAGGCTGCTTGCCGACCGCGGCGATATCGGCGCCCGCGAGATCTTTGCCGACGCCGGCCGACTGCTTGGTCGGGCCCTCGCCGGAGTGGTCAACACCGTCGACCCCGAGATTCTGATCGTGCTGGGTGAGGGCGCCGAGTCGTGGGCGCACTGGTCCGAGAGCTTCGAGAAGGCGTTCCGCGGACAGCTGATGCCGAGCAGGCGCGAGCTGCCGATCGCGGTCGAGAGCTGGCAGGACGACCGCTGGGCGCAGGGCGCCGCCAGCCTCGTGCTGGCGACCCCATTCGACGCCCAAGGCCTCGCCGGGGATCAAGGTCAGCTCGTGCGCGACCGGTTGGCGGCGCGATGA